Genomic window (Subtercola endophyticus):
GCGGTATCGAAGGGGCTCAAGGGCCCGCAGATCACCGTGTCGCGCACGCATCCGTCACTCGTTCGCAAGCTCTTCGCGCTCGAAGTGCCCGAGATCGCCAGCGGGCTCGTCGAGATCGTCTCGCTCGCGCGCGAGGCGGGTCACCGCACCAAGATCGCGGTGCGCGCCACCGAACCCGGCATCAACGCGAAGGGCGCCTGCATCGGTGAACTCGGCCAGCGAGTTCGTGCCGTCACCGCCGAACTCGGCAACGAGAAGATCGACATCGTCGACTACTCGGATGATCTGCCCACGTTCGTCGCGAATGCGCTGTCACCGGCGAAGGTCACCAGCTCGTTCGTCATCGACGCGTCGTTGAAGGCGGTGCGCGCACTGGTGCCCGACTACCAGCTCTCGCTCGCCATCGGCAAAGAGGGTCAGAACGCGCGCCTTGCGGCGAAGCTGACCGGCGCGAAGATCGACATTCAGCCCGATTCCATTCTCGAGGGTGACTGAGCTGAGCGTGCCGCGTCACATCGTGCGTGGCGCTTACAGTCGTACAGAAAATTGGCAGTGCTAGAATGGAACCTGTAAGAACGTGCGTCGGATGCCGAGCACGCGCCGAGAAATCTTCTCTTTTGAGGGTTGTGGCCCAGAATTCAATCCTGGTCGTCGATGAGACGGCCACATTGCCCGGGCGCGGTGCGTATCTGCACGAGACTGCAGCGTGTTTTCAGAACGCTGTGAAACGCAGGGCTTTCGGGCGTGCGCTTCGCATCGAGTCGTCAACTGGGTCACCACTTGACACGGCCAACCTACAGACAAGGCTGAACGGCATTGTGAACAACTAATGAGCGACAACTAATGAGTGACTCGAAATGAGTCCCGCACGTAGCTGAGGCCTGCCCCTGTTCGGGAGTAGGCCCGAACAAGGAGAATTGTGGCAAAACCACGCGTACACGAGATCGCGAGCGAACTCGGCGTCGACAGCAAGGTCGCTCTGGCCAAGCTGAAAGAAATGGGTCAGTTCGTCAAGGGCCCCTCATCGAGCATCGAGCCCCCGGTCGCCCGCCGGCTCAAAGAAGCACTTCAGGCCGAGAGCGCTGAGGCTAAAGCCAGCGGTGGCGCGGGCACGCAGTCGGCAGGTGCGCAGTCGGCAGGT
Coding sequences:
- a CDS encoding YlxR family protein; the encoded protein is MEPVRTCVGCRARAEKSSLLRVVAQNSILVVDETATLPGRGAYLHETAACFQNAVKRRAFGRALRIESSTGSPLDTANLQTRLNGIVNN